One Panicum virgatum strain AP13 chromosome 9K, P.virgatum_v5, whole genome shotgun sequence genomic region harbors:
- the LOC120648417 gene encoding AAA-ATPase At2g46620-like: MALDGGGGVWAGVIGALAYGALAVAALRLVLSYKSAAHALRRAWRWADEWAQAYQYYEVPRVGADGAENPLFRKAAAYVASLPSLEDADAACVLSSAAKSNDFALQLGPGHAARDAFLGARLAWTNAGAGRLVLRVRRHDRTRVLRPYLQHVESVADEMEARRRELRLYANAGAGGAPRWASAPFTHPATLDTVAMDPELKARVRADLEGFLKGRAYYHRLGRVWRRSYLLYGAPGTGKSTFAAAMARFLGYDVYDIDLSRGGCDDLRALLLDTAPRSLILVEDLDRYLRGGDGETAAARTARVLSFMDGLSSCCGEERVMVFTMSGGKDGVDPAVLRPGRLDVHIHFTMCDFEAFKALASNYLGLKDHKLYPQVEEGFHAGARLSPAELGEIMIANRGSPSRALRTVINALQQVAPPPPPQQPQPPRAGAAARPPKLSSRWSGHLDYASAEASEASAAGQSSPRGGGGFAKDAPIREFKKLYGLIKYRSRKDAGVVPVDDSAASPNGRGGSEASSDKDRTGD; encoded by the coding sequence ATGGcgctggacggcggcggcggcgtctgggCAGGGGTGATCGGGGCGCTGGCCTACGGCGccctggcggtggcggcgctgcggctgGTGCTGTCGTACAAGTCGGCGGCGCACGCGCTGCGGCGGGCGTGGCGGTGGGCCGACGAGTGGGCGCAGGCGTACCAGTACTACGAGGTGCCGCGCGTCGGCGCGGACGGCGCGGAGAACCCGCTCTTCcggaaggcggcggcgtacgTGGCGTCGCTGCCGTCGCTcgaggacgccgacgccgcctgcGTGCTGTCGTCGGCGGCCAAGAGCAACGACTTCGCGCTGCAGCTGGGCCCGGGCCACGCCGCGCGGGACGCCTTCCTCGGCGCGCGCCTCGCCTGGAccaacgccggcgccggccgcctcgtCCTGCGCGTGCGCCGCCACGACCGCACCCGCGTGCTGCGGCCCTACCTGCAGCACGTCGAGTCCGTCGCCGACGAGATGGAGGCGCGGCGCAGGGAGCTGCGGCTGTACGCCAacgccggcgccgggggcgcGCCGCGGTGGGCGTCCGCGCCCTTCACCCACCCGGCCACGCTCGACACCGTGGCCATGGACCCCGAGCTCAAGGCCCGCGTCCGCGCCGACCTCGAGGGCTTCCTCAAGGGCCGCGCCTACTACCACCGGCTCGGCCGCGTCTGGCGCCGGAGCTACCTGCTCTACGGCGCGCCCGGCACCGGCAAGTCCACCTTCGCCGCTGCGATGGCGAGGTTCCTCGGCTACGACGTCTATGACATCGACCTGTCCCGCGGCGGATGCGACGACCTCCGCGCACTGCTCCTGGACACCGCCCCGCGGTCGCTCATCCTCGTCGAGGACCTCGACCGGtacctccgcggcggcgacggggagacggcggcggccaggacgGCGCGGGTGCTCAGCTTCATGGACGGGCTCTCCTCCTGCTGCGGCGAGGAGCGCGTCATGGTGTTCACCATGAGCGGCGGCAAGGACGGCGTGGACCCGGCCGTGCTGCGGCCGGGGCGCCTGGACGTGCACATCCACTTCACCATGTGCGACTTCGAGGCCTTCAAGGCGCTGGCCAGCAACTACCTGGGGCTCAAGGACCACAAGCTGTACCCGCAGGTGGAGGAAGGcttccacgccggcgcccgccTCAGCCCCGCCGAGCTCGGCGAGATCATGATCGCCAACCGCGGGTCCCCGAGCCGCGCGCTCCGCACCGTCATCAACGCCCTGCAGCaagtggcgccgccgcccccgccccagcagccgcagccgccgcgggccggcgccgcggcgcgcccgCCCAAGCTCTCCTCGAGGTGGTCCGGGCACCTCGACTACGCCAGCGCGGAGGCGTCGGAGGCCAGCGCGGCGGGCCAGTCGTCGCCCCGTGGCGGGGGCGGGTTCGCCAAGGACGCGCCCATCAGGGAGTTCAAGAAGCTCTACGGCCTGATCAAGTACAGGAGTCGGAAGGACGCCGGCGTCGTGCCGGTGGACGACAGCGCGGCATCGCCGAACGGACGGGGCGGCAGCGAGGCCAGCTCTGACAAGGACCGGACCGGTGATTAG
- the LOC120648419 gene encoding DNA excision repair protein ERCC-1-like: MDGGGGQQGPPERQPGKNLIKIPSYQEVFGTGASSSSSTPPSYNPPLSSTGAPAAPSSSSSSGSFSQAFSFLKSSEFYSPPPPPPQPTSTPRPPQASSSAPVAQTQSKSTILVSHRQRGNPLLKHIRNARWAFADVVPDYVLGQSSCALYLSIRYHLLHLDYLYYRIRELQNNFRLRVILCHIDVEDVVKPLHEITRTALLHDCTLLCGWSLEECGRYLETIKVYENKPADNIREHMDNDYLSRLTHALTSIRHVNKTDVVTLGSSFGSLSQVMNASMEELARCPGIGERKVKRLYDTFHEPFKRVSTRPNLVVPDTPDREKASGQPSSTNDRSENTAEKPEASKKKGPDVRSALTAAFAKYSEKMRSQSRDTANKAGEGGSSSNMEDDQTKY, translated from the exons ATGGACGGGGGAGGAGGGCAGCAGGGGCCGCCGGAGCGGCAGCCCGGCAAGAACCTCATCAAGATCCCGTCCTACCAGGAGGTCTTCGGCACTggcgcatcctcctcctcctcgacgccgcccTCCTACAACCCTCCTCTAAGCagcaccggcgcccccgctgctccATCCTCCTCTTCATCGTCGGGGTCGTTCTCGCAGGCGTTCTCCTTCCTCAAGTCCTCCGAGTTCTActcgcctcccccgccgcctccccagcCCACCTCCACCCCGAG GCCGCCTCAGGCTAGCTCATCCGCGCCGGTAGCCCAGACCCAGAGCAAGAGCACAATTCTCGTCAGTCATAGGCAG AGAGGGAACCCTCTGCTGAAGCACATCAGGAATGCTAGGTGGGCGTTTGCCGATGTCGTGCCGGACTATGTGCTCGGTCAATCGTCATGTGCGTTGTACTTGAG TATCAGGTACCATCTTCTACATCTAGATTACTTGTATTATCGGATAAGAGAACTGCAAAATAATTTCAGGCTGCGTGTCATCTTGTGCCATATTGATGTT GAAGATGTAGTCAAGCCTCTGCATGAAATTACAAGAACAGCATTGCTTCATGACTGCACCCTCCTGTGCGGTTGGAG CCTGGAGGAATGTGGTCGGTACTTGGAGACTATCAAAGTGTACGAAAACAAGCCAGCTGACAATATCCGTGAGCACATGGATAATGACTATCTATCACGG TTGACACATGCACTTACATCCATTCGGCATGTTAATAAAACAGATGTTGTCACACTTGGTTCATCTTTTGGG TCACTCTCACAAGTTATGAATGCTTCTATGGAAGAGCTGGCTCGTTGCCCAGGAATTGGTGAGCGGAAG GTAAAACGACTTTACGATACTTTCCATGAGCCGTTCAAACGGGTTTCCACCCGCCCAAACCTTGTAGTCCCTGATACTCCTGACAGAGAGAAAGCATCAGGTCAACCTTCATCGACGAATGATAGATCAGAAAACACAGCAGAGAAACCAGAGGCATCCAAGAAGAAAGGTCCCGATGTGAGGTCGGCCCTTACCGCTGCCTTTGCCAAGTATTCGGAGAAGATGCGCAGCCAGAGCCGTGACACCGCCAACAAGGCTGGTGAAGGTGGTAGCAGCTCAAACATGGAAGATGACCAGACCAAATACTAG
- the LOC120648418 gene encoding serine/threonine-protein kinase BLUS1-like isoform X2: MGRNGSVKRSGSTGGSGAAAAGPPTFTVNPGDYRLMEEVGYGAHAVVYRAIFLPRDEVVAVKCLDLDQLNNNIDEIQREAQIMSLIDHPNVIRAYCSFVVEHSLWVIMPFMTEGSCLHLMKISYQDGFDEPVIGSILKETLKALEYLHRQGQIHRDVKAGNILIDSAGIVKLGDFGVSACMFDRGDRQRSRNTFVGTPCWMAPEVLQPGTGYNFKADIWSFGITALELAHGHAPFSKYPPMKVLLMTLQNAPPGLDYERDKKFSKSFKEMVAMCLVKDQTKRPTAEKLLKHSFFKNAKPPELTIRSILSDLPPLWDRVKALQLKDAAQLALKKMPSSEQEALSLSEYQRGVSAWNFDIEDLKAQASLICDDEPPEIREDEDTARNTEVEKDLSSRNHLGKSFANDCNSREQTFATIVNSHGNRPITKEVFDFDFDFSDANPKRRADGFENNRRENDSLPSTSKRDPESNHWTSDVGQRQQTSGGNNSSVADERGPGFERDAAVQMISDKQRSDMRKTASLSGPLSLPTRASANSLSAPIRSSGESPVDKSKRNVVEIKGRFSVTSENVDLAKVQDVPVSSLSRKSPEGLLLRKSASTSDCLVNAKPMCNSSVSSSILIPHLNNLGQQTMFQQDLIMNLLSSLQQNEKADGSEPGISSQVRNMESDKVAETANSEKERSLLVKISELQSRMIMLTDELIATKLKHAQLQQELNALYCREEIEDVRDEDNEET; encoded by the exons ATGGGGAGGAACGGGAGCGTGAAGCGCTCGGGGTCCACTGGCGGCtcgggggccgccgccgcggggccgccGACGTTCACCGTGAACCCAGGCGACTACCGGCTGATGGAGGAGGTTGGGTACGGCGCGCACGCCGTCGTGTACCGCGCGATCTTCCTGCCCAGGGACGAGGTCGTGGCGGTCAAGTGCCTGGATCTCGATCAGCTGAATAACAACATC GATGAAATACAAAGGGAGGCTCAAATAATGAGCTTGATCGATCATCCTAATGTCATCAGGGCTTACTGCTCATTTGTTGTGGAGCACAGCCTTTGGGTGATAATGCCATTCATGACAGAGGGTTCATGTTTACACTTAATGAAGATTTCATACCAGGATGGTTTCGATGAGCCAGTCATCGGTTCCATCCTAAAGGAAACTCTTAAGGCTCTGGAATACCTTCACAGGCAAGGTCAAATACATCGTGATGTCAAG GCTGGTAATATCCTTATTGACAGTGCTGGTATAGTGAAGCTTGGAGACTTTGGTGTTTCTGCTTGCATGTTTGATAGAGGTGATAGGCAAAGATCTAGGAATACATTTGTAGGGACACCATGCTG GATGGCTCCAGAAGTGCTCCAGCCTGGCACTGGATATAATTTCAA AGCTGATATATGGTCATTTGGAATCACTGCGCTTGAACTTGCGCATGGCCATGCTCCATTTTCGAAATACCCCCCTATGAAG GTTCTTCTCATGACTCTCCAGAATGCACCACCTGGTCTTGACTATGAACGTGATAAAAAATTCTCGAAG TCATTTAAAGAGATGGTTGCCATGTGCTTGGTCAAAGATCAAACAAAGAGGCCAACAGCTGAAAAGTTGCTAAAGCATTCATTTTTTAAAAATGCAAAGCCTCCAGAATTGACCATCAGGAGTATCTTATCTGATTTACCTCCTCTCTGGGACCGTGTAAAGGCTCTCCAG CTTAAAGATGCAGCACAATTGGCCTTGAAGAAAATGCCTTCTTCTGAACAGGAGGCCCTCTCCCTG AGTGAATACCAACGAGGTGTTAGTGCATGGAATTTTGATATCGAGGATCTCAAGGCTCAAGCATCATTG ATTTGTGATGATGAGCCACCTGAAATAAGAGAAGATGAGGACACTGCAAGAAACACTGAAGTTGAAAAG GATTTATCTTCCAGGAACCATTTGGGGAAGTCATTTGCAAACGATTGCAACTCCAG GGAGCAAACTTTTGCAACCATTGTAAATTCGCATGGAAACAGACCTATTACAAAAGAAGTCTTTGATTTTGATTTCGATTTTAGTGACGCCAACCCTAAAAGGAGGGCTGATGGATTTGAAAACAACAGAAGAGAGAATGACTCATTGCCCTCAACATCAAAGAGAGATCCAGAGTCAAATCATTGGACAAGTGATGTTGGGCAGCGACAACAGACTTCTGGTGGGAACAATAGCTCAGTAGCTGATGAAAGGGGCCCTGGTTTTGAGAG GGATGCTGCTGTTCAAATGATATCTGATAAACAAAGAAGTGATATGAGGAAAACAGCAAGCCTTAGTGGTCCACTTTCATTGCCAACTCGTGCTTCTGCAAATAGTCTGTCGGCTCCTATTCGATCTTCAGGAG AATCACCTGTAGACAAGTCCAAACGAAATGTTGTGGAGATTAAAGGCCGCTTTTCGGTGACATCTGAGAACGTTGATCTTGCAAAG GTTCAGGACGTTCCAGTCAGCAGTCTCTCCCGCAAGTCCCCAGAG gGTTTACTGCTAAGAAAATCTGCTAGTACTAGTGATTGTTTGGTCAATGCTAAGCCAATG TGTAATAGTTCAGTGTCATCGTCTATATTGATTCCTCACCTGAATAACCTTGGGCAACAGACCATGTTTCAGCAG GATCTGATTATGAACCTATTAAGTAGCTTGCAACAAAATGAGAAAGCTGATG GATCAGAGCCTGGAATATCTTCTCAAGTCCGAAATATGGAGAGTGATAAAGTG gctGAGACAGCTAACTCTGAGAAGGAACGGTCATTACTTGTCAAAATTTCGGAACTACAGTCTAG GATGATAATGTTGACTGACGAACTAATTGCCACTAAGCTAAAACATGCACAG TTGCAGCAAGAGCTAAATGCATTGTACTGCCGAGAAGAAATTGAAGACGTCAGGGATGAGGACAATGAAGAAACATAA
- the LOC120648418 gene encoding serine/threonine-protein kinase BLUS1-like isoform X1: MGRNGSVKRSGSTGGSGAAAAGPPTFTVNPGDYRLMEEVGYGAHAVVYRAIFLPRDEVVAVKCLDLDQLNNNIDEIQREAQIMSLIDHPNVIRAYCSFVVEHSLWVIMPFMTEGSCLHLMKISYQDGFDEPVIGSILKETLKALEYLHRQGQIHRDVKAGNILIDSAGIVKLGDFGVSACMFDRGDRQRSRNTFVGTPCWMAPEVLQPGTGYNFKADIWSFGITALELAHGHAPFSKYPPMKVLLMTLQNAPPGLDYERDKKFSKSFKEMVAMCLVKDQTKRPTAEKLLKHSFFKNAKPPELTIRSILSDLPPLWDRVKALQLKDAAQLALKKMPSSEQEALSLSEYQRGVSAWNFDIEDLKAQASLICDDEPPEIREDEDTARNTEVEKDLSSRNHLGKSFANDCNSREQTFATIVNSHGNRPITKEVFDFDFDFSDANPKRRADGFENNRRENDSLPSTSKRDPESNHWTSDVGQRQQTSGGNNSSVADERGPGFERDAAVQMISDKQRSDMRKTASLSGPLSLPTRASANSLSAPIRSSGVSVESPVDKSKRNVVEIKGRFSVTSENVDLAKVQDVPVSSLSRKSPEGLLLRKSASTSDCLVNAKPMCNSSVSSSILIPHLNNLGQQTMFQQDLIMNLLSSLQQNEKADGSEPGISSQVRNMESDKVAETANSEKERSLLVKISELQSRMIMLTDELIATKLKHAQLQQELNALYCREEIEDVRDEDNEET; the protein is encoded by the exons ATGGGGAGGAACGGGAGCGTGAAGCGCTCGGGGTCCACTGGCGGCtcgggggccgccgccgcggggccgccGACGTTCACCGTGAACCCAGGCGACTACCGGCTGATGGAGGAGGTTGGGTACGGCGCGCACGCCGTCGTGTACCGCGCGATCTTCCTGCCCAGGGACGAGGTCGTGGCGGTCAAGTGCCTGGATCTCGATCAGCTGAATAACAACATC GATGAAATACAAAGGGAGGCTCAAATAATGAGCTTGATCGATCATCCTAATGTCATCAGGGCTTACTGCTCATTTGTTGTGGAGCACAGCCTTTGGGTGATAATGCCATTCATGACAGAGGGTTCATGTTTACACTTAATGAAGATTTCATACCAGGATGGTTTCGATGAGCCAGTCATCGGTTCCATCCTAAAGGAAACTCTTAAGGCTCTGGAATACCTTCACAGGCAAGGTCAAATACATCGTGATGTCAAG GCTGGTAATATCCTTATTGACAGTGCTGGTATAGTGAAGCTTGGAGACTTTGGTGTTTCTGCTTGCATGTTTGATAGAGGTGATAGGCAAAGATCTAGGAATACATTTGTAGGGACACCATGCTG GATGGCTCCAGAAGTGCTCCAGCCTGGCACTGGATATAATTTCAA AGCTGATATATGGTCATTTGGAATCACTGCGCTTGAACTTGCGCATGGCCATGCTCCATTTTCGAAATACCCCCCTATGAAG GTTCTTCTCATGACTCTCCAGAATGCACCACCTGGTCTTGACTATGAACGTGATAAAAAATTCTCGAAG TCATTTAAAGAGATGGTTGCCATGTGCTTGGTCAAAGATCAAACAAAGAGGCCAACAGCTGAAAAGTTGCTAAAGCATTCATTTTTTAAAAATGCAAAGCCTCCAGAATTGACCATCAGGAGTATCTTATCTGATTTACCTCCTCTCTGGGACCGTGTAAAGGCTCTCCAG CTTAAAGATGCAGCACAATTGGCCTTGAAGAAAATGCCTTCTTCTGAACAGGAGGCCCTCTCCCTG AGTGAATACCAACGAGGTGTTAGTGCATGGAATTTTGATATCGAGGATCTCAAGGCTCAAGCATCATTG ATTTGTGATGATGAGCCACCTGAAATAAGAGAAGATGAGGACACTGCAAGAAACACTGAAGTTGAAAAG GATTTATCTTCCAGGAACCATTTGGGGAAGTCATTTGCAAACGATTGCAACTCCAG GGAGCAAACTTTTGCAACCATTGTAAATTCGCATGGAAACAGACCTATTACAAAAGAAGTCTTTGATTTTGATTTCGATTTTAGTGACGCCAACCCTAAAAGGAGGGCTGATGGATTTGAAAACAACAGAAGAGAGAATGACTCATTGCCCTCAACATCAAAGAGAGATCCAGAGTCAAATCATTGGACAAGTGATGTTGGGCAGCGACAACAGACTTCTGGTGGGAACAATAGCTCAGTAGCTGATGAAAGGGGCCCTGGTTTTGAGAG GGATGCTGCTGTTCAAATGATATCTGATAAACAAAGAAGTGATATGAGGAAAACAGCAAGCCTTAGTGGTCCACTTTCATTGCCAACTCGTGCTTCTGCAAATAGTCTGTCGGCTCCTATTCGATCTTCAGGAG TTTCTGTAGAATCACCTGTAGACAAGTCCAAACGAAATGTTGTGGAGATTAAAGGCCGCTTTTCGGTGACATCTGAGAACGTTGATCTTGCAAAG GTTCAGGACGTTCCAGTCAGCAGTCTCTCCCGCAAGTCCCCAGAG gGTTTACTGCTAAGAAAATCTGCTAGTACTAGTGATTGTTTGGTCAATGCTAAGCCAATG TGTAATAGTTCAGTGTCATCGTCTATATTGATTCCTCACCTGAATAACCTTGGGCAACAGACCATGTTTCAGCAG GATCTGATTATGAACCTATTAAGTAGCTTGCAACAAAATGAGAAAGCTGATG GATCAGAGCCTGGAATATCTTCTCAAGTCCGAAATATGGAGAGTGATAAAGTG gctGAGACAGCTAACTCTGAGAAGGAACGGTCATTACTTGTCAAAATTTCGGAACTACAGTCTAG GATGATAATGTTGACTGACGAACTAATTGCCACTAAGCTAAAACATGCACAG TTGCAGCAAGAGCTAAATGCATTGTACTGCCGAGAAGAAATTGAAGACGTCAGGGATGAGGACAATGAAGAAACATAA